Proteins encoded in a region of the Streptomyces sp. NBC_00513 genome:
- a CDS encoding acyl-CoA carboxylase subunit beta, with protein MTRLGTTVDPHAPEHTAARTAALARLAELDAEHHKALLGGGEKYTDRHRTRGKLPARERIELLLDPDTPFLELSPLAAWGSDYPVGASMITGIGTVEGVECLVTANDPTVRGGASNPWTLRKALRANEIARQNRLPCISLVESGGADLPSQKEIFIPGGAIFRDITRLSAEGIPTVAVVFGNSTAGGAYVPGMSDHTIMIKDRSKVFLGGPPLVKMATGEESDDESLGGADMHARTSGLADHYALDEYDAIRQARRVVARLNHRKARGEPPRAEEPVHDPEELLGIVPADLKTPFDPREVIARIVDGSDFDEFKPLYGTSLVTGWAALHGYPIGILANAQGVLFSAESQKATQFIQLANQRDIPLLFLHNTTGYMVGKEYEQGGIVKHGSMMINAVSNSRVPHLSVLVGASYGAGHYGMCGRAFEPRFLFAWPSAKSAVMGPQQLAGVLSIVSRQSAAAKGQPYDEEADAGMRAFVEAQIESESLPMFLSGRLYDDGVIDPRDTRTVLGLCLSAVHNAPVEGARGGFGVFRM; from the coding sequence ATGACCCGCCTCGGCACCACCGTGGATCCGCACGCTCCCGAGCACACGGCCGCCCGTACCGCCGCCCTCGCCCGCCTCGCCGAACTCGACGCCGAGCACCACAAGGCCCTGCTCGGCGGCGGCGAGAAGTACACGGACCGGCACCGGACGCGCGGCAAACTGCCCGCCCGGGAGCGCATCGAGCTGCTCCTCGATCCGGACACCCCGTTCCTGGAACTGTCCCCGCTCGCCGCCTGGGGCAGCGACTATCCGGTCGGCGCCTCGATGATCACCGGTATCGGGACCGTCGAGGGCGTCGAGTGCCTGGTCACCGCCAACGACCCGACCGTGCGCGGCGGTGCCAGCAATCCCTGGACGCTCCGCAAGGCGCTGCGGGCCAACGAGATCGCCCGGCAGAACCGGTTGCCCTGCATCAGCCTCGTCGAGTCCGGTGGCGCCGATCTCCCGTCCCAGAAGGAGATCTTCATCCCGGGCGGGGCGATCTTCCGCGACATCACCCGGCTCTCGGCCGAGGGCATCCCCACCGTCGCCGTCGTCTTCGGCAACTCCACCGCCGGAGGCGCGTACGTCCCCGGGATGTCCGACCACACCATCATGATCAAGGACCGGTCGAAGGTGTTCCTCGGCGGTCCGCCGCTGGTCAAGATGGCCACCGGCGAGGAGAGCGACGACGAGTCCCTCGGCGGGGCCGACATGCACGCCCGGACCTCGGGCCTCGCCGACCACTACGCCCTCGACGAGTACGACGCGATCCGCCAGGCCCGCCGGGTCGTGGCCCGCCTCAACCACCGCAAGGCCCGGGGCGAGCCGCCGCGCGCCGAGGAACCCGTCCACGACCCCGAGGAGCTCCTCGGCATCGTCCCGGCCGACCTGAAGACGCCCTTCGACCCCCGCGAGGTCATCGCCCGCATCGTCGACGGCTCCGACTTCGACGAGTTCAAGCCCCTGTACGGCACCAGCCTGGTCACCGGCTGGGCGGCCCTGCACGGGTACCCGATCGGCATCCTCGCCAACGCCCAGGGCGTCCTGTTCAGCGCCGAGTCCCAGAAGGCCACCCAGTTCATCCAGCTCGCCAACCAGCGCGACATCCCGCTGCTGTTCCTCCACAACACCACCGGCTACATGGTCGGCAAGGAGTACGAGCAGGGCGGCATCGTCAAACACGGCTCGATGATGATCAACGCGGTCTCCAACTCCCGCGTCCCGCACCTGTCCGTCCTCGTCGGCGCCAGCTACGGCGCCGGCCACTACGGGATGTGCGGTCGCGCCTTCGAGCCGCGGTTCCTCTTCGCCTGGCCGAGCGCCAAGTCCGCCGTCATGGGCCCCCAGCAGCTCGCCGGGGTGCTGTCGATCGTCTCCCGCCAGTCGGCCGCCGCCAAGGGGCAGCCCTACGACGAGGAGGCCGACGCGGGCATGCGCGCCTTCGTCGAGGCGCAGATCGAGTCCGAGTCCCTGCCGATGTTCCTGTCCGGTCGGCTGTACGACGACGGCGTCATCGACCCGCGCGACACCCGTACCGTCCTCGGCCTGTGCCTGTCGGCCGTCCACAACGCCCCCGTCGAGGGCGCCCGTGGCGGCTTCGGCGTCTTCCGGATGTGA
- a CDS encoding biotin carboxylase N-terminal domain-containing protein: MTITSLLVANRGEIAVRIFRTARALGLATVAVHSDPDADALHVRSADAAVRLPGAAPADTYLRGDLVVKAALAAGADAVHPGYGFLSENADFAREVRAAGLTWIGPPPEAIEAMASKTRAKDLMRAAGVPLLEPVDPAQAGPADLPLLLKAAAGGGGRGMRVVRDLDLLKEELEGARAEARSAFGDGEVFAEPYVERGRHVEVQILADAHGTVWALGTRDCSLQRRHQKVIEEAPAPGLPAPLRESLHQAAVAAARAVSYQGAGTVEFLVTADGRPYFLEMNTRLQVEHPVTEAVFDLDLVALQLRVAEGAALPTEPPEAVGHAVEARLYAEDPGRDWRPQTGVLHTLAVPGAVRVDTGFTDGDTVGVHYDPMLAKVIAHAPTRAEAVRILAHALAGARVHGLTTNRDLLVRSLRHPEFTAARLDTGFYGRHLDALTAENPDDAAPALAALAAALADAAPAAGAPLAARVGAWRNVVSQPQTRRYEIAGAPYEVGYHPARSGPPVPVGHPGVRVLAAAPELVTLEVDGVRRVFHVKHKSNKGGVGAAEIWVDSPLGAHTLTRLPRFSDPRDRTEPGSLLAPMPGTVVRVAEGLVPGSAVTAGQPLLWLEAMKMEHRIVAPASGTLTALHAATGQQVEFGALLAVVQEETPA; this comes from the coding sequence ATGACCATCACCTCCCTGCTCGTCGCCAACCGGGGCGAGATCGCCGTACGGATCTTCCGCACCGCTCGCGCCCTGGGCCTGGCCACCGTCGCCGTGCACTCCGACCCCGACGCGGACGCCCTGCACGTCCGGTCCGCCGACGCGGCGGTCCGGCTGCCGGGCGCGGCCCCCGCCGACACCTACCTGCGCGGCGATCTGGTCGTCAAGGCCGCTCTCGCGGCGGGCGCCGACGCCGTCCACCCCGGCTACGGATTCCTCTCCGAGAACGCCGACTTCGCCCGCGAGGTACGGGCCGCCGGGCTGACCTGGATCGGCCCGCCGCCCGAGGCCATCGAGGCCATGGCCTCCAAGACCCGGGCCAAGGACCTCATGCGGGCCGCCGGGGTGCCGCTCCTCGAACCCGTCGACCCGGCGCAGGCCGGCCCCGCCGACCTGCCCCTGCTGTTGAAGGCCGCGGCGGGCGGCGGCGGCCGCGGGATGCGCGTCGTACGGGACCTCGACCTGCTCAAGGAGGAGCTGGAGGGCGCCCGCGCCGAGGCCCGGTCGGCCTTCGGGGACGGCGAGGTGTTCGCCGAGCCCTACGTGGAGCGCGGCCGGCACGTCGAGGTGCAGATCCTCGCGGACGCCCACGGCACCGTCTGGGCCCTCGGCACCCGTGACTGCTCCTTGCAACGCCGCCACCAGAAGGTCATCGAGGAGGCCCCGGCCCCGGGGCTCCCGGCGCCGCTGCGCGAGAGCCTGCACCAGGCCGCCGTGGCCGCCGCCCGGGCCGTGTCCTACCAGGGCGCGGGCACGGTCGAGTTCCTCGTCACCGCCGACGGCCGCCCGTACTTCCTGGAGATGAACACCCGCCTCCAGGTGGAACACCCCGTCACCGAGGCCGTCTTCGACCTCGACCTGGTGGCCCTGCAACTGCGCGTCGCCGAGGGCGCGGCCCTGCCGACGGAACCCCCGGAGGCGGTCGGTCACGCCGTCGAGGCCCGGCTGTACGCCGAGGACCCGGGCCGGGACTGGCGCCCGCAGACCGGCGTCCTGCACACCCTGGCCGTCCCCGGGGCGGTCCGTGTGGACACCGGGTTCACCGACGGGGACACCGTCGGCGTGCACTACGACCCGATGCTCGCCAAGGTGATCGCCCACGCCCCGACCCGCGCCGAGGCCGTACGCATACTGGCCCACGCCCTGGCCGGCGCCCGGGTCCACGGCCTGACCACCAACCGCGACCTGCTCGTACGGTCCCTGCGCCACCCCGAGTTCACCGCCGCCCGGCTCGACACCGGCTTCTACGGGCGCCACCTCGACGCCCTCACCGCCGAGAACCCCGACGACGCCGCCCCGGCCCTGGCCGCGCTCGCCGCCGCCCTCGCCGACGCGGCGCCCGCGGCCGGGGCCCCGCTCGCCGCCCGCGTCGGCGCCTGGCGCAACGTCGTCTCCCAACCGCAGACCCGCCGCTACGAGATCGCCGGCGCCCCGTACGAGGTCGGCTACCACCCGGCCCGCAGCGGCCCCCCGGTCCCCGTGGGCCACCCCGGCGTCCGCGTCCTGGCCGCCGCGCCCGAGCTGGTCACCCTCGAAGTCGACGGGGTCCGAAGGGTGTTCCACGTGAAACACAAATCGAACAAGGGGGGTGTGGGGGCCGCAGAGATCTGGGTGGACTCCCCGCTCGGCGCCCACACCCTCACCCGCCTGCCCCGGTTCTCCGACCCCCGGGACCGCACCGAACCGGGCTCCCTGCTCGCCCCCATGCCCGGCACCGTCGTCCGCGTCGCCGAGGGCCTGGTCCCCGGCTCGGCGGTCACCGCCGGACAGCCCCTGCTCTGGCTGGAGGCGATGAAGATGGAACACCGCATCGTCGCGCCCGCCTCCGGCACGCTCACCGCGCTCCACGCCGCCACCGGCCAACAGGTCGAGTTCGGCGCCCTGCTCGCCGTAGTCCAGGAGGAAACGCCCGCATGA
- a CDS encoding acyl-CoA dehydrogenase family protein gives MSTVVETEEHQALRSAVAALGKRYGREYLARVAREGGHPDELWADAAKLGYLGVNLPEEYGGGGGGIAELSIVLEELGAAGCPLLMMVVSPAICGTVISRFGTEAQKRTWLPGLADGTRTMAFGITEPDAGSNSHRITTTARRDGDDWVLNGRKVFISGVDIADATLIVSRTEDARTGSLKPCLFIVPRETPGFSRSLIDMELQAAEKQWELVLDEVRLPADALVGDEDAGLLQLFAGLNPERIMTAAFAIGMGRYALAKAVDYAKTRRVWKEPIGAHQAIAHPLAQSHIELELARLMTRKAAALYDAGDDMGAGEAANMAKYAAAEACVRAVDQSVHTLGGNGLTREYGLASLITASRVARIAPVSREMILNFVSHQTLGLPKSY, from the coding sequence ATGAGCACCGTCGTAGAGACCGAAGAACACCAGGCCCTGCGCTCCGCCGTCGCAGCCCTCGGCAAGCGGTACGGCCGCGAGTACCTCGCCCGGGTCGCCCGTGAGGGCGGCCACCCCGACGAACTGTGGGCCGACGCCGCGAAGCTCGGCTACCTCGGCGTCAACCTCCCCGAGGAGTACGGCGGCGGGGGCGGCGGCATCGCCGAACTCTCCATCGTCCTGGAGGAACTGGGCGCCGCCGGCTGTCCGCTGCTGATGATGGTCGTCTCACCGGCCATCTGCGGCACGGTGATCTCCCGCTTCGGCACCGAGGCCCAGAAACGGACCTGGCTCCCCGGCCTCGCCGACGGCACCCGCACCATGGCCTTCGGCATCACCGAACCCGACGCCGGCTCCAACTCCCACCGCATCACCACCACCGCCCGCCGCGACGGCGACGACTGGGTGCTGAACGGCCGCAAGGTGTTCATCTCCGGCGTGGACATCGCCGACGCCACGCTCATCGTGAGCCGCACCGAGGACGCGCGGACCGGCAGCCTCAAGCCCTGCCTGTTCATCGTCCCGCGCGAGACCCCCGGCTTCTCCCGCTCCCTCATCGACATGGAACTCCAGGCCGCCGAGAAGCAGTGGGAGCTGGTCCTGGACGAGGTGCGGCTGCCCGCCGACGCCCTGGTCGGCGACGAGGACGCCGGGCTCCTCCAACTGTTCGCCGGACTCAACCCCGAACGGATCATGACCGCCGCCTTCGCGATCGGCATGGGCCGGTACGCCCTCGCCAAGGCCGTGGACTACGCCAAGACCCGCCGGGTGTGGAAGGAGCCCATCGGGGCCCACCAGGCCATCGCCCACCCGCTGGCCCAGTCCCACATCGAACTGGAACTGGCCCGCCTGATGACGCGGAAGGCCGCCGCGCTCTACGACGCCGGCGACGACATGGGCGCGGGAGAGGCCGCCAACATGGCCAAGTACGCTGCCGCCGAGGCCTGCGTACGGGCGGTGGACCAGTCCGTGCACACCCTGGGCGGCAACGGCCTCACCCGGGAGTACGGCCTGGCCTCGCTGATCACCGCCTCCCGCGTCGCCCGCATAGCCCCCGTCAGCCGGGAGATGATCCTCAACTTCGTCTCCCACCAGACCCTCGGCCTGCCCAAGTCGTACTAG